CGCGGAAGGTGCGCAATTGTTTGAGGTCCATTGGATGCCTAGATGCTCATTCAGCGGCATCATATGCGGTTTCGAGCAGGCCCGTGCAATTAGATCAATGCTCCCATGACATGAGAGTTAATGGCCTGCCGGGCGTGACGGGCCGCGCGCGATGCTGCTAGTCATGCAAGTACGATCCACACCTGGAATTCCCGATTCATGACCTTGCCGTCCGTCACCCCACCCGAAATCCGCACCGCGCTGCTGTTGCGCGATGAAATCGCACTGCTCGATGTCAGGCATGAGGCCGTCTTTGCCACCGGCCATCCGCTGTTTGCCGCCAACATGGCCGCTGACCGGATCACGTTGGAGGCCGAAGCGCGGCTGCCGCGCAAGGACGCGCCGATCGTCCTCTACGATGACGGTGAAGGCCTCGTGCCGCAGGCTGCGGATCGTCTGAACGCCTTGGACTACACCAATGTCCGCCAGCTTGACGTTGGGCTGCGGGGCTGGAAATCGGCGGGCTATGAAGTGTTCCAGGACGTCAATTCCTATGCCAAGGCCTTTGGCGAGCTGGTGGAGCATCGCCGCCACACGCCTTCGCTGGCCGCCGAGGAAGTCAGCGCCCTGATTGCTGATGGCGCCAACATTCAAATCCTCGATGTCCGCCGGTTCGACGAATACGCGACCATGAATATCCCGGGCTCGATCAGCGTACCCGGTGCGGAGCTGGTGCTGCGTGCGGGCCGCGCTGCGCCGGATTCCGAAACCACCATTATCGTCAATTGCGCCGGCCGCACCCGCTCGATCATCGGCACGCAATCGCTGATCAATGCCGGCGTCACCAACAAGGTGCGGGCGCTGCGCAACGGAACGATCGGCTGGACGCTGGCCAAACAGAATCTCGAACATGGCTCGAAGAGACGCGGCGAGATCGGCGCCATCGCGGGCGGTGACGCCAATGCGCGTGATGTCGCCTATCGCGCCGGCGTCCGGCACGTGGGCCTTGCGGAGATGGCGGCGCTGCAGGCGCAGGCCGATCGAACGCTGTATCGTTTCGACGTGCGCTCGGAAGAGGAATACTCCGCGGGCCATCTCACAGGCTTTCGCCATTATGCTGGCGGGCAGCTGGTGCAGGAGATCGACATGGCAGCCCCGGTGCGCGGCGCGCGCATCGTGCTGACCGACAATTTGCGTGTCCGCGCCGACATGACCGCGTCCTGGCTCGCGCAGATGGGATGGGAAACCTATGTGCTCGAAGGCGGCTATGACGGCACGCTCGAGATCGGCCCGCCGCTTGTGATTCCAAAGCCCGATCCGTCACATCGCTATCGTCGTCCCTATGAGGGCACCGATATCAAGGAAAGCGCGATGCAGGCCTATCTTGACTGGGAGTACGGCCTCGTCGAACAGCTCCGCCGCGACGCAAGCCACGGATTTTTCGTCATCTGAGCCGCGCAGCATGGGTGGAGCGACTTGTCGCGCCGTAGCTCAAAGAGCGAAGGCGGAAGCGATGCCCATCATTCGTCGCCGCCCATCATGCTCTCAAGTTTTTCCGCCGCATAATTCTCGCCGATCGACAACGCACAAATCCGCGAGAGCTGCACGTAGGAAAGCCCGGTCTCCTCGGCCCATGCGTTGAACTGCGCCTGCACCTTGGCGAGATCGCGCTTCGAAGTCACCGTTTCCGCGATGTCGAGCCCGGCGTCGCGCAGGCACAGCACGACGTCCCTGGAGGTGACGAACCCGTCCCAGCCGAGGAAGCGCAGCATCATCTGTCCGGTATTGCCGCCGAGCCGGCTGCCGCGCTTGGACAGGAGTTCGAGCAGCCCGACCTCGTCGGACGAGGGCCAGTTCGCGAGGAACTTGCCGAAGCTGCCGTGCTCCCGGGCGATGTCCCGGACGAAGCTGGCATTGGCGCGCACCGACATGATCTTGGCGCCGTTGCGCACGATGCGCGTGTCCTTCATCAGGTCGTCCCAGAACTCGTCCGGCTTCAGCGACAGCGGGCCCGGCTTGAAGCCGAGAAATGCTTTCTCGAAGCCAGGCCATTTGCTCTCGATCACGCTCCAGGCAAACCCCGCCGAGAATGCCCGCTTGGTCATTTCGGCGAGAATCCGGTCGTCACCGAGCCTGGCGAGCGTCTTCGGGTCGGGATTGGCCGGCAGCAGCTTGGCGAGCGCCTTGGGGCCGCCTTTGCGCTTCTCGGCCCTGGCGCGAATGGTCTTGAACGCGGTCACGGTGTTCGGCCCCCCCCTGAACGACGGCTGATGTGAAAAATATGCGTAAAACGCCTCAAAACCGCAGTGTAGCCGATCATTAGCGTCGCTGCATGCAGCCTGAGAGGTTAACCGTCGCAGAAGTGATCGGCTGACCTGCAAAGAATGGATGGCGTATTGGCTGGTTTTCGCCTAAAGCACCCGCAACCTCAATGAAATCGGTCAGGCCGTACGGCTGCGCTTTGTGAAACGCGCAAGCCTCGAGCCATTTCGGTTCGGGGCAGTATTCAACATTTCCGGCTGATAGAGCCAACCAGGGTCTGACATCACGTGACATTATTGCCCACCCATCCGCCGCTCGCCCGAGCTTTGGCGGAACGCAACTTCGATCGGCTTACGCAGGTACAGACCGCGGTGCTGGCCGACGACGCGGCCGGCCGCGACCTGCTGGTTTCGGCGCAAACCGGTTCGGGCAAAACGGTCGCCTACGGCCTGGCGCTTGCAAACAACCTGCTTAATGGCGCCGAGCGGTTCGAGCGCGCCGCCGCCCCGCTGGCGCTGATCGTCGCACCGACGCGCGAATTGGCGCTTCAGGTGCATCGCGAACTCGCCTGGCTCTATCAGCATGCCGATGCGCGCGTGGTTTCCTGTGTCGGCGGCATGGATCCGCGCCGCGAGCAGCGTGAGCTCGCCGCGGGCGCTCACATCGTGGTCGGCACGCCCGGGCGGCTCTGCGACCATCTGCGGCGCGGCCGGCTCGACGTCTCGGAACTGAAGGCGATCGTGCTCGACGAGGCCGACGAGATGCTCGATCTCGGTTTTCGCGAGGACATGGAATTCATCCTTGAGGCCACGCCGGACGAACGCCGCACGCTGCTGTTTTCGGCGACGTTGCCGCGTGGCATCGTGGCGCTGGCGAAGGAATATCAGCAACAGGCCTTTCGCGTCGAAGTCGCGGGCGACGAGGGCGGCCATGCCGACATCGAGTACCGCGCGATCCGGATTGCCGCCGGCGATGTCGAGCACGCCGTCGTCAATATTCTGCGATTCTACGAATCACCGAGCGCACTGGTGTTTTGCAACACGCGGGAAGCTGTTCGACATCTGCAGGCGACACTGCTGGAGCGCGGCTTCTCCGTGGTCGCGCTGTCAGGCGAACTGACCCAGAACGAGCGAACCCAGGCACTGCAGGCGTTGCGGGATGGCCGCGCCCGCGTCTGCGTGGCGACCGACGTGGCGGCGCGCGGCATCGACCTGCCGAACCTCGATCTCGTCATTCACGCCGATATTCCGAATGATCCGGAAGTCATGCAGCATCGCTCCGGCCGTACCGGCCGCGCGGGCCGCAAGGGCGTCAGCATCATTTTGGTGCCGCCGGCACGCAGGCGGCGCGCCGAGGTGCTGCTGAATCTCGCCGGCATCGATACGGTGTGGGGCACGGCGCCCCAGCCGGATGAAATTCGCAAGCTCGATCAGGAGCGCATGCTGAAAGATGCGCTGTTTTCAGAGGAGACGACGCCTGAGGATCTGGCGCTGGCGCAGGCCCTGCTCGCCGAACGGTCGGCGGAGGACGTTGCCGCGGCGCTGGCGCGGCTCTATCGCGCACGGCTCCCGTCGCCCGAGGACATCGTCGATCCCGGCGAGAATCGTGTCAAATCTCGTGCGGAACGCGCCCGGGAGAAGACCGATCGCGAGACCGGTCAGGGATCGAAGCCTGCAAAATCCTCGCCGCGTCACCGCATGGAGGACGGCGTCTGGTTCAGCGCCGCGATCGGCCGCAGGAAGAACGCCGAAGCGCGCTGGCTGCTGCCGATGCTGTGCCGCCGCGGCAGTATCAAGAAGGAGGACATCGGCGCCATCCGCATTCTCGATACTACCACCGAGTTCGAGATTTCCGCGCGCGTCGCCGACCGCTTCGCCGCACGAATCCGTCGTCCCGACAAGGAAGACAGCATCCGCATCGAGGCGATGAAAGATGCGCCGCGACGCGAGGAGGTTCGCGAGAAGGAATGGACACCAAAGTCGCACGGCAAAAACGCAAAGACCCCTGACAAGCCGGCGTTTGACAAGAAGGCGCATTACGATACCAAAAGGCGGGATCGAGCCGAGCCGGCGCACGCGGGAAAGCCGCGGCATGAACATGGAGCGTCTGCAAAGCCCGCATTCGGCAAGAAGAAAAAGAAGAAGTTTCGCGGTTGACCGGCGGGATCTCCATCTCAGGCCGCTGCCGCCGATCTGACGGAGGCGCGTCATGGATGCCAGCTTCAAGCGAAACACGGGTTCACGTGGCGACAGTGTGATCGACCGCCGTTCTGTTCTCACGCTTATCAGCGCGGCGCTGATGCCTTCTCTTGTCAGCGCCGCCCAATATCCGTCCCGGCCGATCAGGATCATCGTGCCGTTTGGACCGGGAGGGTCGGGCGACATCACGGCGCGCCTGATTGGCAAGCAGATCGAGGAGAAAACCAGGCAGGCGGTCGTCATCGACAATCGCCCCGGTGCCAACGGCATCATCGGCACCATGGCGGTGAAGATCGCGGAGCCTGACGGCTATACGGTGCTGCTGATCACCACCAGCACCCATGCCGCCAATGTCAGCCTCGTGCGCAATCTGTCTTACGATCCTGCCAAGGACTTCACCGTGGTCGGCGTGTTTCGTTCCAGCGGCAGCTACCTGATGGTGCGGCCGCAGGCGCCGTGGCGCGACCTTGCCGGCTTGATCGCGGCCGCCAAGGCCGCGCCCGGCAAGTTCACCTTTGGTTATTTCAATGCCTCCTCGCGCACGCCGCCCGAGTATCTCGGCAAGCTCGCCGGGGTCGAGCTGCAGGGTGTGCCTTATCGCGCGATCGCAAATGCGGTGGCGGATTTGATCGGCGGTGAAATTAATTGCCTGTTCATGGATACGACGGCCTCGAATCAATATTTGCAGAACGGTCAGCTGCGTCCGCTGGCGATTACGCGGTTGAAGCGCGCGCCGACAACGCCGGATGTGCCGGCCGTCGCCGAGACCTTTCCGGGCTTCGAACTCACCGGCTTCCTCGGCATGGCCGTCCCGTCGGCCACGCCTCGCGATATCGTCGAGCAATTGAACGGGTTGATCAACGAGGCCTTGGCCGCGCCGGCGGTACGAAGGCGAATGGACGAGTTCGGCTTGTCCTGGGATACTACGGACCTTGCCGCCTGTGAAGCTGAAGTGCGGGCGGAGCGCGAGCGCTGGACTGAATATACTCGCGTTGCCGGTATTCAGCCCGAGTGATGCATTGAACAGAGGACGATCATGAGCGTCTACATCATCGCGCAGCTGAAGTTCACCCGTCGCGAACTCTATGACCGCTATCAATCGCGCTTCATGGGCGTATTCAGCAAATTCAAGGGCAAGCTGCTGGTGGCGGACGCGCATCCGGTGGTGCTGGAAGGCGAGTGGCCGCGCGACAAGGTCGTGATCATGGAATTCCCGGATGACGCTGCCGCGCAGGAATTCCAGAATTCTCCCGAATATCAGGAGATATCGGTGGATCGAAAAGCGGGCGTCGACGCGATCGTGCTCACGGTGAGAGGCCTGTCCTGAACGGGCCGGGCGAGCACGACTTCATATCCCCGTGAAACTGCGGGTGAAGCTGCCCGGGTTTGGCCAGGAGCATTGCAGTAATGATGAGGGTCATATAAAAGGCTCTCGCTGTGTTCAATCGTTGCAGGAGCGGCTTCCATGGGAACGGCAATCGTCATCGGTGTTGGGCCGGATCAAGGCCTTGGCGCGCAGCTCTGCAAACGCTTTGCGGCTGAGGGCCTCAATATTCTGGTCGGCACTCGATGCCGTCGTGGCCGATATCGTCGCCGCGGGTGGGCGTGCAGTTTCCGTGGTCGCGGACGCGACCAGCGAAGCCGATATTGTCGCGTTGTTCGATCAGGCAGGCGGCGACCTCGAGCTGGCGATCTACAACGCGGGCAACAATACGCCAGGCAAGATCATCGATATGGAGGCCGGCTATTTCGAGCAGAGCTGGCGCGTCGTATGCTTTGGCGGCTTCTTGTTCGGGCGTGAAGCCGTCCGCCGCATGGTTCCGAAAGGCGTGGGAACGCTGCTGTTTACGGGTGCGAGCGCGTCTCTCAGGGGACGTTCGGGCTTCGGTGCTTTCAATTCGGCCAAGGCCGGGCTTCGCACGTTGGCGCAGGCGATGGCAAAGGAATACGCAAGCGACGGTATCCATGTCGGCCACGTGGTGGTCGATGGTGCGATCGGCGGTGAAAAGATAAGAAAGCGTTTCCCTGACGCGGCTAGCCGCGAGGATCGACTGATCAGCATCGACGGCATCGTTGACAGCTTCGTTTTTCTTCACAAGCAGCCGCGCCGGGCCTGGTCCTTCGAACTCGACGTGCGAACCTCGCACGAGAATTGGTGAATCCCGGCGGATATTTCGGCAGCGGTTCAGCGCCTGAGATGGCGGACCAGCGTGCTCGCCGTTTCAAGCGCTAAGTTGATACGCGTTGGAGTCACGGCAAAAGCCGTGACCTGTGTACGTACGAGATTGGCGTCTCTCGCCTCAAGGGCGTCTCAAGGGTTTATCAAGCTTCCTCACGTCCATTTGTCCCGTGCGACGAAGAACCTGTGAACTATCTCACAGGCCTTCTTCGCGCGGGCTGACATTTTGCCCGCGCGAAACACCAGCACGCGGGGCATCAGCGATGCGTATTTTCTCCGAAGGCGAATTCAGGCAGCGTACGAAGCGCAAGGGCTTCTTTGCACGCCTGCTCGAAGCGCTTCACCGCTCGCGGCGCCGCGAGGCGATACGGGTGTTGCGTCGTTACCGTCATTTGATCGCCGGACAGGCACAGGTTCGTCCCGCGACGTATGCGCCTGGATCCCGACAAACCGAGAAGAGCAGCCGAAATGCCCACGGAAATAGCACGCTCGCCAACGCCATCCGCCGGGCGCGCCGGAATGCCAGGAATGAATTCGCGTGACGTAACGCCACTTAGCATCACTGCGCTCGCCATCATCGCCATCCTCATACTGGTCCTGCATGTCGCTGGCGGCGACTTGCTCGTTCATTCGCAGGCGCATGCGTCGATTGCTGCGCCGGGCGATGAAGCGATGTGCCCGGCGGATGCAGCGCCGTCGGCGCCATCACTGCCGTTTAACTAGCCTATTCGCGAGGGGCGAAACGCATGCCGGATCTGGCGACCAATCTGCTGTTGTGCGTCGCCGTGTTCGCCGGCGCCTTTGTCTCCAGCCTTGCCAGCTTTGCGTTCTCCGCCGTGGCGGGCGCGATCCTGCTGCGCATTTTCCAGCCGATGGAGGCGATGCCCCTGATGATGGCCTGCAGTATCGGCGTGCAGGCCGCCAATTTATGGGCGCTCCGCCGCAAACATCCAGTGGGAAGGCAGCCTGCTCTTGATCGTCGGTGGCGCGCTCGGCATCCCGATTGCGATCTACCTGCTGCAGAATGCGGACACGCACATTCTCCGGGTAGCCTTCGGGATCATCGTCGCCATCTATGCCGGCTATATACTGTTCCGGCCGACGCTGGCGCGCGGCGGCGCAACAGCCCAGCCGGCATCTCACGGCGCTGATCGGATTCGGCGGCGGCCTGGTCGGCGGCTTGACCGCGATGCCCGGCGCCATTCCGACCATCTGGTGCGACATGCGCGGACTGCCGAAGAGCGACCAGCGCGGGCTGGTGCAGCCGTTCATCGCCATCATGCAGGTGCTGGCGCTGGCGTTATTGCTCGGGCGCCAAAGCCTGTCTTCCAAACTCGTGATCGACTTCGTCATCAGCGTGCCGGCGCTGTTCGCGGGTTCCGTGCTCGGCATTGTTGCATTCCGGAACATCAATGAGGTCGGGTTTCGCCGGGCTATTCTTGTGCTATTGCTGGTCTCAGGCGCTTCGCTCGCTTTGGCGTGATGGTGTGATCACGGCCGGAGGCTGCGAGGCTTTAAAAGCCCAACAGCACTGGCCGAAAGAATCATGACCGCACATCAGCGTAACGTTTCCGTCTCGATCGATCCCGTGAAACTCGACCGCCTCGCCGAAGTCGCGGTCAAGGTCGGCTTGCGGCTGCAGCCGGGACAGGACCTGCTGCTGACCGCGCCCTCGGTCGCGCTGCCGCTGGTACGCCGGATTGCCGAACATGCCTACAAGGCCGGCGCGGGTATCGTGACCCCGTTCCTGTCGGATGAGGAGATCACGCTGTCGCGCTATCGCTACGGTCACAATGACAGCTTCGATCGCGCCGCCGGCTGGCTCTATGAGGGCATGGCGAAGGCGTTCAGCGCCAACACCGCGCGGCTGGCCATCGTCGGCGACAATCCGATGCTGCTGTCGGGCGAGGATCCGGCGAAGGTAGCGCGCGCGAGCAAGGCCAATTCGATCGCCTATCAGCCGGCGCTGGAGAAGATCGTCAATTTCGATACCAACTGGAACATCATCGCCTATCCGAGCCCGTCCTGGGCGAAGCAGGTTTTCCCGGACGTCCCGGAGGATGTAGCGGTGGCGAAGCTGGCGGATGCGATCTTTGCGGCATCCCGCGTCGATCAGGACGGCGCCGTCGCTGCGTGGGAAAAGCACAACGCCGTGCTGCGCGAGCGGACCGAATGGCTGAACGGCCAGCGCTTCCACGCACTGAAATATTCCGGACCCGGCATGGATCTGACGATCGGTCTTGCCGACGGCCACGAATGGGCAGGCGGCGCCTCGACCGCCAGGAACGGCATCACCTGCAACGCCAACATCCCGACCGAGGAAGTCTTCACCACGCCGCATTGCCGGCGCGTCAGCGGCCACGTCGTCAGCTCAAAA
This portion of the Bradyrhizobium sp. AZCC 2262 genome encodes:
- a CDS encoding rhodanese-like domain-containing protein codes for the protein MTLPSVTPPEIRTALLLRDEIALLDVRHEAVFATGHPLFAANMAADRITLEAEARLPRKDAPIVLYDDGEGLVPQAADRLNALDYTNVRQLDVGLRGWKSAGYEVFQDVNSYAKAFGELVEHRRHTPSLAAEEVSALIADGANIQILDVRRFDEYATMNIPGSISVPGAELVLRAGRAAPDSETTIIVNCAGRTRSIIGTQSLINAGVTNKVRALRNGTIGWTLAKQNLEHGSKRRGEIGAIAGGDANARDVAYRAGVRHVGLAEMAALQAQADRTLYRFDVRSEEEYSAGHLTGFRHYAGGQLVQEIDMAAPVRGARIVLTDNLRVRADMTASWLAQMGWETYVLEGGYDGTLEIGPPLVIPKPDPSHRYRRPYEGTDIKESAMQAYLDWEYGLVEQLRRDASHGFFVI
- a CDS encoding DNA-3-methyladenine glycosylase I, with the protein product MTAFKTIRARAEKRKGGPKALAKLLPANPDPKTLARLGDDRILAEMTKRAFSAGFAWSVIESKWPGFEKAFLGFKPGPLSLKPDEFWDDLMKDTRIVRNGAKIMSVRANASFVRDIAREHGSFGKFLANWPSSDEVGLLELLSKRGSRLGGNTGQMMLRFLGWDGFVTSRDVVLCLRDAGLDIAETVTSKRDLAKVQAQFNAWAEETGLSYVQLSRICALSIGENYAAEKLESMMGGDE
- a CDS encoding DEAD/DEAH box helicase; this encodes MTLLPTHPPLARALAERNFDRLTQVQTAVLADDAAGRDLLVSAQTGSGKTVAYGLALANNLLNGAERFERAAAPLALIVAPTRELALQVHRELAWLYQHADARVVSCVGGMDPRREQRELAAGAHIVVGTPGRLCDHLRRGRLDVSELKAIVLDEADEMLDLGFREDMEFILEATPDERRTLLFSATLPRGIVALAKEYQQQAFRVEVAGDEGGHADIEYRAIRIAAGDVEHAVVNILRFYESPSALVFCNTREAVRHLQATLLERGFSVVALSGELTQNERTQALQALRDGRARVCVATDVAARGIDLPNLDLVIHADIPNDPEVMQHRSGRTGRAGRKGVSIILVPPARRRRAEVLLNLAGIDTVWGTAPQPDEIRKLDQERMLKDALFSEETTPEDLALAQALLAERSAEDVAAALARLYRARLPSPEDIVDPGENRVKSRAERAREKTDRETGQGSKPAKSSPRHRMEDGVWFSAAIGRRKNAEARWLLPMLCRRGSIKKEDIGAIRILDTTTEFEISARVADRFAARIRRPDKEDSIRIEAMKDAPRREEVREKEWTPKSHGKNAKTPDKPAFDKKAHYDTKRRDRAEPAHAGKPRHEHGASAKPAFGKKKKKKFRG
- a CDS encoding Bug family tripartite tricarboxylate transporter substrate binding protein, coding for MDASFKRNTGSRGDSVIDRRSVLTLISAALMPSLVSAAQYPSRPIRIIVPFGPGGSGDITARLIGKQIEEKTRQAVVIDNRPGANGIIGTMAVKIAEPDGYTVLLITTSTHAANVSLVRNLSYDPAKDFTVVGVFRSSGSYLMVRPQAPWRDLAGLIAAAKAAPGKFTFGYFNASSRTPPEYLGKLAGVELQGVPYRAIANAVADLIGGEINCLFMDTTASNQYLQNGQLRPLAITRLKRAPTTPDVPAVAETFPGFELTGFLGMAVPSATPRDIVEQLNGLINEALAAPAVRRRMDEFGLSWDTTDLAACEAEVRAERERWTEYTRVAGIQPE
- a CDS encoding DUF1330 domain-containing protein yields the protein MSVYIIAQLKFTRRELYDRYQSRFMGVFSKFKGKLLVADAHPVVLEGEWPRDKVVIMEFPDDAAAQEFQNSPEYQEISVDRKAGVDAIVLTVRGLS
- a CDS encoding SDR family NAD(P)-dependent oxidoreductase; the encoded protein is MADIVAAGGRAVSVVADATSEADIVALFDQAGGDLELAIYNAGNNTPGKIIDMEAGYFEQSWRVVCFGGFLFGREAVRRMVPKGVGTLLFTGASASLRGRSGFGAFNSAKAGLRTLAQAMAKEYASDGIHVGHVVVDGAIGGEKIRKRFPDAASREDRLISIDGIVDSFVFLHKQPRRAWSFELDVRTSHENW
- a CDS encoding aminopeptidase, giving the protein MTAHQRNVSVSIDPVKLDRLAEVAVKVGLRLQPGQDLLLTAPSVALPLVRRIAEHAYKAGAGIVTPFLSDEEITLSRYRYGHNDSFDRAAGWLYEGMAKAFSANTARLAIVGDNPMLLSGEDPAKVARASKANSIAYQPALEKIVNFDTNWNIIAYPSPSWAKQVFPDVPEDVAVAKLADAIFAASRVDQDGAVAAWEKHNAVLRERTEWLNGQRFHALKYSGPGMDLTIGLADGHEWAGGASTARNGITCNANIPTEEVFTTPHCRRVSGHVVSSKPLSYQGSLIDNIAVRFEEGRIVEAKASRGEEVLKKVLDTDEGAARLGEVALVPHSSPISKSGLLFFNTLFDENAASHIALGQCYSKCFVGGDKLTPQQIAAQGGNKSLIHIDWMIGSNETDIDGMHADGSRVPVFRKGEWA